Genomic segment of Candidatus Firestonebacteria bacterium RIFOXYD2_FULL_39_29:
GAGCCGTGTTCGTTATCACGAAGGTCAATATCGTGCACAGGCTTATAGGAATCAAAAAGATTGTTTATTACAACTGTTCCTCTGGTTCTGGTCATAAGAAGGTTCTTTAGCCCGAGAAGCCCCCGGGTGGGAATCAAATATTCGGCATGGACGTCAGTGCTTAAAGTTGAATCCATATGCTGCATCTCGCCGCCGCGTTTTCCAAGTTCCTGAATTACAATACCCTGGTGTTCGTGCGGTACATCTATATATACAGTTTCATAAGGCTCAAGTGTTACGCCGTTTTCTTCAATGTAAATGACCTGGGGTTGTCCGACTTGAAGACAAAAACCTTCTCTTCTCATGGTTTCGATAAGGACACAAAGATGAAGTTCGCCCCTTCCTGAAACCAGAAAAGTATCAGTACCCTGGTCTAACCCTTCGACTTTTAACGCTACATTAGTTTCAAGTTCTTTTTCCAGACGGTCTCTTATATTTCTTGACGTACAAAATTTGCCTTCTTTTCCTGAACCCGGAGCAGAATTGACGCCAAAGGTCATCTTGATGGTCGGCGGTTCTATCATTACCGGGGGCATAGTCTTTGGATTTACAGGATCAGTTACAATGTCGCCTATGTGAATTTCTTCGAAACCGCCGATTGCTACAATATCACCGGCTTCGGCTTCATCTACATCCACCTGTTTGAGCCCGTCATACATTTGCAGGCTCGTAACCTGCGCGGTTGTTTTCGAGCCGTCAGCCTTAACAAGCAGCATCTGCTGGCCATTCTTAACTTTGCCAAATTTTACTTTACCAATTCCGATTCTGCCTTTGTAATTATTATAAGCCAGAGCCAAAACCTGCATCGTAAAGGAATCTTCCAGATCAACTTCCGGCGCGGGTATATTGTTAACAATGCTTTCAAATAAGGGCGCAATGTCCGGAGATGTGTTCACATCGGCAAGTTTGACTGCCAATTCTTCCGGTGTAGCGGTAGCTAATCCGCGCAAACCGGAGGCATAAATTATGGGAAAGTCCAGCTGTTCATGTGTTGCGTTTAGTTTTACAAAAAGGTCAAAAGTTTTATTTACCGCTTCGTCAACATTTGCGTAAGGTTTGTCAATTTTATTAATCACAACGATGGCGCGCAGACCCAGTTCCATCGCTTTTTTGAGGACGAACTTCGTTTGAGGCATAGGGCCTTCTTTCGCATCCACCAGCAGCAAGACTCCGTCAGCCATTCTTAGAGTTCGTTCCACTTCACCGCCAAAATCGGCATGGCCAGGAGTATCAACGATATTTATTTTTATGCCTTTATAGACAAGGGAAGCATTTTTAGCTTTGATGGTGATGCCTCTCTCCCGCTCGAGATCCATGCTGTCCATGATGAGATCGGTTGTCTCTACATTGATTTTAACAGCATGGGTCTGTTTCAGCATAGCGTCAACAAGCGTAGTTTTCCCATGGTCAACATGCGCAATTATTGCAATATTTCTTATACTTTCTCTCTTTGTCATCACTGCTTTTTCTTCCTTTCATTCTTAATAGAATGTCTAATTTGAATATCCTGCCCAACCGGAGAAAACTGCTGATAAAGCATGCATTATAGATGCCTTGTAAAGCTAACGTACCTTCCGGTACAGCTGCTTTCTCTACTAGGGTTTACTTCCTCTTAGGAAGGTTAATAAAATCAGTTAAAGGTAAAACAATACTAAAAAAGTATTATAGCATTTTTTAAGCAGTTCGTGTTAATATTTTACTGTAAACGGCAGAAATTATTAAACAGCAAGTAAACAGCGAATTTCATGTGAGAACGTTGACAATGAGGGAAGAGTATTATATAATTCAGAAGGTTCTTGAAAATTCACAGATATCGTAAATAATATTCAACTGCGGCTTACAGGTCTTAAAAGAAAGTGTTAAAATATTTGAAATTCAGGATAAAATTATGAGGCGGCCCTACATAGAAGAAAATAAACTAAAGCGTATTAAATCAGGGATCTCCGGTCTTGACGATATGTTTAATGGCGGAATAATAAAAGGAAGCCGTACTTTATTTTCCGGCCAATCGGGAACCGGAAAAACCATACTTTCATTACAGTTTATAAAAGAAGGACTAAAGCTAAATGAAAAGTGTGTTTATATCTCCTTGCTGGAAGATCCCAAAAGCTCACTCCAGTATTACAATATTGTAAATGTTGATTGGAATTATCATCTAAAAAATAAAGATCTTTTTTTGGTGTATATAAATCCTTCGGGAATAAAAAAACTGGAAGAACGGCTCCTGACTATTATGAATACCTCTGAGATTCAAAGGATCGTGATCGACGGATTTTCAGGAATGGTAAAAGAAAGAGCCTATGAAGATATATACAAAGTTCTGATGTTTATACAAAAAAAGGGGATATCTTGCATAGTAACCACTTCGGATTTTGAAAGAAGAAATACCGGGGGGAATACCTCGCCTTTGCCGGAGCTTGTTGATAATGTAGTTATATTAAAACAATTGGAGAGCGAAGGAGATACAGCAAGGACGATTAATATTCTAAAAGCCAAAGGAACTTTTTATGATACAAAAACGAGACAAGTCATAATAGGGAAAAACGGTATTGCAATAAATAAGATACCTTTAGTTGATAATAGCTCGGGCAAAAAAGTTATAAGTGATACGGAAATAAAATACCATCTATGGAGCTGGTTCCTGAAAGACGAAATGTTAAAAGATTTTAAAAATGCTAATCCCAATATTGTAATCAATAAAATGGAGGAAATCGGGTCAAGACATGAAATACAAAATTCCCTTGCGGTTCAAAATACTCCGCTTGGAGTTATAGGTTTATCATTTCAAGAACTCTGCAAGCCTGCCTTAGATAATCAATTGATGAGTTTGGATGACAGTATTACTAAAGATATGTATTTTAAAGGTGCTTTGGAAGCTTGCACTATTAACGGGCAAGTCTACGGAATTCCCGATGATGTGGATTCAAGACATTTATTTTACAGAAAAGACTTGCTGAATAAATATGGAATAACTCCTCCTGAAACCTGGCAGGAATTGATCGATGCAGCAAAGTATATTGTTAAAGGGGAAAAAGATCCAAAGTTAAACGGTTTGTTGGCTTATTGGAGTCATGAAGCGATCTTGACTGGAATGTTATTTGAAACAATATGGGGTAATAACGGGGATATCTATGATAGCGAGGGCATTTCTATTGTAAATAGTAAGAGAGCAGAAGAGGCCCTGCAGTTAATGAAGGACTTAATTTATATTCATAAAATAATGCCAAAAGAGATAATACATTCTTTTTCAACTCCTACAGTCGCGGATATGTTCAGGAATTGCGAAAGTGTTTTTAATATTACGAAGTGTGAATTTATGTTCTCGCAATACAAGAAGGATGATTTTTATAAAGAAAAAGTTGGAATTGCTCCTTTGCCGAAAATGCAAAAGGACGCGGCGCATTATAATATTATCCGGGGCAACGCGCTTTGCGTTCCAAAAAATACAAGATATCCGAAATCTGCAAATGCATTTTTAAAGTATATAACCAGTATGAAAGTCAGCCGGCAGTTTGAAATTGACGGAGGATGGCCTTTTCCCGCAAAAACAGCTTTTTGGGAAGATAAAGAAATATTGAAAGCAAAACCTTTTTACGCCGGCGCAAAATTTCTCTTAAAAAACTATAAAAACCCGTATGCGGATATAAATAACTTCGATATAATATTTAATCTGGCAAAAAATAATATAACCAAAGTAATGAGAGAAGAAAAGGAACCGGCAGAGATGCTTGAACATCTGTCAAAAGAAATATCTTTGTTATCAAAACACCATAAGACTTATAGTAAGGTTGTTGAAAATATTATGAGTTGTATAAAGGAAAATTACGATAAAGTAATGTCCCTTGAAAATATAGCTAAAGAAGTGCGTCTAAGCCCTTCACATGTCGGGAAGGTGTTTAAAATGGAAACAGGCAGTACTATATTTGATTATGTGGTAAAAGTAAAGATGGATAAAGCCAAAGAATTTTTATCGGATATAAGATATAACATTGGAGAAGTAGCTGCGAAAACCGGATATACGGATACAAAGTATTTTGCAAAGTTGTTTAAAAAACAAACAGGACACACCCCTTCCGAGTACAGGCTTATGTAAGTATTGTTTTTTGAAAAGCGCTGTATCTATAGATGCTTTTGCAGGCATGGTCAGCAGTTAAGGATGTGAAATTTTATGACGGTCTGCCAAAGAAAACCCCGAGCTGCCTGTCCGTCAGAGTTTCTGCCGAGATCTCGCTCTTAGCGGATCCGCCAATCTTTTAGGCGGATAAACTCGGAGAGGTTCATAATTTTTTGCCTACCACGTAAAGTTCTGACCTTCCCCAGTAAGGACCAATGAGGGCATTTCTAAAAGCATCCCTGATTTTCCAGAGCAGCTTTGGATAGTCATATTATTTTTCAGCCAGTTTTTCCACCTTGAAACCGGCGGCAGTAAAGAATTTATTTAGTACATTGAGGGGGTACATTCTTACATGCGTGGGGTCTTCCCAAAAATCTCCGAAAACATCCTTGATGTTCTTGGGATCAGGAACCGCTACAAGTATTATTCCTCCTGACTTGAGAGAATTGAAACTTTTTTCTAAAAGTTCCATAAACTGATTTGGCTGAAGATGCTCGACGAGATTACTGATAATGATCCCGTCATATATTGTGGTTTTATCTTTAAAAAATAAAAAAATATCCTAGCAAATAACCTGTAAACCTTTTTTTGCGCATCTTTCAGCTACGCCCTTATCAATATCCACTCCAAGGGAAGTAATTCCTTTTCTTTTCTTAATCTCCAGGAATACTCCTTCCCCGCATCCGATATCCAAAACATTTTTACAATTTGCAAAATACAGCGAAAAATACTCAAGTCGTTCCATTTTCAGCTCCCGAGATCTATTATTGGTTTTAACTTCAGCTCATTTATACCTGTTTTGAGCGGGCTTTTCAAGAAGTTGTTACTGTGTGAAAAAGCGGTTAGCGAATTGCACAGGATTGACAGTATGAATAATTTATGTTATACTGTTTCTATAAGTAATCATATATGATTATTAATGGAAATGGAGATAAATTGTGACTTATATGGAATTGAGAGACAAAGTGTCAGGAATGCCTCTTTTTAGCTGGCAGGTCCTAAAGATGTTTGGCGGAGGCAGTCAGGAATTAAAGAATCAGCTTTCCCGCTGGAAACAGAGCGGGAAACTCCTTGCATTAAGAAGAGGCCTTTATATTTTAAATGAGAAAGACAGAAAACTCTCGCCTTCGAGGTTATTTATCGCTTCAGAAATGTATAAGCCGTCTTATGTCAG
This window contains:
- a CDS encoding GTP-binding protein TypA, whose amino-acid sequence is MTKRESIRNIAIIAHVDHGKTTLVDAMLKQTHAVKINVETTDLIMDSMDLERERGITIKAKNASLVYKGIKINIVDTPGHADFGGEVERTLRMADGVLLLVDAKEGPMPQTKFVLKKAMELGLRAIVVINKIDKPYANVDEAVNKTFDLFVKLNATHEQLDFPIIYASGLRGLATATPEELAVKLADVNTSPDIAPLFESIVNNIPAPEVDLEDSFTMQVLALAYNNYKGRIGIGKVKFGKVKNGQQMLLVKADGSKTTAQVTSLQMYDGLKQVDVDEAEAGDIVAIGGFEEIHIGDIVTDPVNPKTMPPVMIEPPTIKMTFGVNSAPGSGKEGKFCTSRNIRDRLEKELETNVALKVEGLDQGTDTFLVSGRGELHLCVLIETMRREGFCLQVGQPQVIYIEENGVTLEPYETVYIDVPHEHQGIVIQELGKRGGEMQHMDSTLSTDVHAEYLIPTRGLLGLKNLLMTRTRGTVVINNLFDSYKPVHDIDLRDNEHGSLIAFESGISNPYGLDNAQERGVLFINPGVEVYEGMVVGKHSLETDLEVNACKIKHKSNQRAVGSSDPVVLPPPVDVTLDFAVEYVGPDELVDVTPKNIRIRKQILSSTERKRIQRKEK